The following proteins are co-located in the Apium graveolens cultivar Ventura chromosome 5, ASM990537v1, whole genome shotgun sequence genome:
- the LOC141661549 gene encoding glutamate synthase 1 [NADH], chloroplastic-like has product MASEVGVVDIPPEDVSRKGRLNPGMMLLMDFKKHVVVDDEALKQQYSLARPYGKWLERKKITLKNIVESVDESDKLWPPITGVLKASNNDDNMEYMGMHGLVAPLRAFGYTVESLEMLLLPMAKDVVEALGSMGNDAPLAVMSNREKHTFEYFKQMFAQVINPPIDPIREKIVTSMECMVGPEGDLTETSEEQCQRMSLQGPLLSIDEMQAIKKMNYRGWHNKVVDITYLKERGRNGLEETLDRICSQAHDVIKKGCTTLVLSDRGG; this is encoded by the exons ATGGCAAGTGAAGTTGGGGTGGTGGATATCCCACCAGAAGATGTATCTAGGAAAGGAAGACTGAATCCTGGAATGATGCTTCTTATGGATTTCAAAAAGCATGTTGTTGTAGATGATGAAGCTTTAAAGCAGCAATACTCACTAGCACGACCTTATGGAAAGTGGCTTGAAAGGAAAAAGATAACTCTTAAGAACATTGTCGAATCCGTTGACGAATCTGATAAGTTATGGCCACCCATAACCGGAGTCTTGAAA GCATCTAACAATGATGACAATATGGAATACATGGGAATGCATGGTTTAGTGGCTCCCCTGAGGGCTTTTGG TTACACAGTCGAATCATTAGAGATGCTACTGCTACCAATGGCAAAAGATGTTGTTGAAGCTCTTGGCTCGATGGGGAATGATGCTCCCTTGGCTGTGATGTCAAACAGAGAGAAACATACTTTTGAATATTTCAAGCAAATGTTTGCTCAGGTTATAAATCCTCCAATTGATCCTATCCGGGAGAAGATAGTTACATCTATGGAGTGCATGGTTGGTCCAGAAGGGGATCTGACAGAGACCAGTGAAGAACAATGTCAACGTATGTCACTCCAAGGCCCCCTTCTATCGATTGATGAAATGCAAGCTATTAAGAAAATGAACTACAGAGGCTGGCACAACAAAGTTGTAGATATTACGTATTTGAAGGAACGTGGCAGAAACGGATTGGAAGAGACATTAGATAGGATCTGTTCACAAGCACATGATGTGATCAAGAAAGGCTGTACTACTCTGGTGCTCTCTGACCGAG GTGGCTAG